Part of the Triticum urartu cultivar G1812 chromosome 2, Tu2.1, whole genome shotgun sequence genome, ctcattgcgggcactcgaaaaatggaaaatgaattttccgtgcaaagaaaatgaaaactcccttaggcaacattgtttggaattccaagatgcacccgtCTACACAATATGAggtcatttgaacaaactatgctatgaatgtggccataagattgatcacttggcttgaaagccatgaatcttcacgcatgatagctcatttctgagaacactttttttaaataattggcgtattacaagtttattatttttcctgaaaacttggtcacatatgatgacacaatgcgaaggttttccaattttttgatttttttatattttttatgcccgtttcaaaatgtggtcaaaacggcgggaatgactgttcctagctagtggttgaatcttggaaatttTTTTGTGTTTCTACGATTAAATAGATAcctatgtacctagaaatgatttttgggaaaaataaagagcaaactatgaggcagccaCAGTTCAAATTTTACCCGCTTCCTActaaatcggcggaaatttgtctttttcacgagaggtggatcaaatattttgacacccaaccatttggtcaattgtgcattaaatatggcctattattttataaaaatgatttggtgcaatattgcaacaaatatatggtaggtctttcacaaaaaaactcattctGGGCATTCGGAAAATAgaaaatgaatttttcgtccaaagaaaatgaaaacttccttagtaAACATTGTCTAGAATTCCAAGATGCatccttgtgcacaatatgagatcatttgaacaaactatgccatgagtgtggccataagattgatcatttggcttgaaagccattgatctccacacacgatagctcgtttctgagaacacctTTTTAAGTAATTactgtattacaagtttattatttttcatggtaacttggtcacatataatgacacaatgcgaaggttttccaattttttgattttttttgaattttttatgcccgtttcaaaatgcggtcaaaacggcgggcatgatcattcctagctagtggttgaatcttggaaaactttttgtgtttctctgattaaatagatacttttgtacctaaaatagatttttgggaaaaataaatagcaaactatgaggcagctgcagttcaaatttgacccgcttccaactgaatcggtaGAAATTTGTCTTTTCCACGAGAGGTGGATAcaagcttttgacacccaaccatttggttaattatgcattaaatatggcctaatattttttaaaattgttGCGGTCCAATTTTTTAACTAATATTTGATAGGTTCTTCACATAggtgaaacaaaaaagagaaacaaaaagaaaaaacaCATTTGCATAAGCTTAATTGTCATTGGTGGAGATGTTTGTGCCATGGATTGATGACATGGCACGCATCCATCCACCCACCCGCAGCCCAAACCCTAACTCCACTCCTCCCGTGTCCCGTCAGACCCCTCTCCCCCGATTCAGATCCACTCTTCGCCGCCGCTGCCACCTACCTCAAGCCGATCCCGCCACCCACGCCCACGCGCCACCACCCGGAGAAGCAGACCCCACGCCGCTCTTCCTCTGCCCGCCGACCCACCCCGTCCCGGAGGCCTCGCTCACCGCCTTCCACCGCGGGGCCGCCGCGCTCGTCCACCTTCCACCCCCTTCCTCCCGTTCGCGATCCAACCGGAGGAAACACGCAACCGCGATCGCAGAGCATCGCATGGCGTCCCCGACGCGGCCAGCCTCCGTCTGTGGCCCCTTTGGCTCCGCCCCGACCTCGCCATCTTCTCCGCTCCGACCACGACGCCGCGGCCGGATCCAGCCCGTGCGGGCGCGACGGCGGCTGGATCCACGATGGCGACAACACGCAGCGGTCCCCGTCGGCCAGATCAGGTCTGTCTCCTCCCGCAGCTGAGTCGTTTTGTCATCGATTTGCCTCGCACAGCCACGACCTCTGACCCCTTCTTGTTGATTCCATTTCGTTTCGGAATCCATGTTGATTTGACACCCAAGCCGCCGAGTTGAAGTGTTGAATGTTCCTTCCGTGTGCTTGTGCTTCAAACTGTGGGCTGAGATGAGACCATTGCTTGTGTAGGTGGGGAGAGGAaagacaaggaggaggaggaggaggagcaggaggagaAGCACGCCAAGGTCACGCTCCCGACCGTCTCCAATTAAACACCATTCATGACGCCGAGGACGCCGAGAATGCCAAGCAACAAGGTACCACCTGCATTTATTCGATGACTACTAGTTGTATCCAATTTTTTTGCATCGGCCGACACCCATTTGCTACCCTACTTGGTTAGCTAGTCCATCTCGTTCAATTCCCTGTTACCATCTGCAATCTTTGACGCATCCATCAAGAACTTGATTCCTCTGTTTCTAATGGCAGAACCGAAGTAGTACCACTAATTAGTAATTTATGAAAAGAAGTGGTACTGTCAGAGTAGAACTGAAGTGTTGATGGTCTACTATCAGCACAAGCTAGAACAATGTAGTAGTGGTCCTTAGTTTAATCCGAGTTACAGTACCGGTAGTGAAAATAGATCGCCAATGTAGACGTCCAATTCAAGTTACTATATCTTTTACGCCCACTTGGAGCATTGATTGCTTCGCATCACGTGTAAGAGCTCGTACTCTAGTAGTACATTATTGTTGGCCCATTATTGCTACATTTTGATCCTGGTGATGCTCTGTACTTGTTTCTACTTGCAATCATCATACAATTTTGCTCAAACAGTCAAATGTTTCCTTGATTCTGTAGGATTAGTGCGTCATGTTGCTTGTTGCTAGCTGTAGGATCTGACTTTTGGTTGTTGTTTTGGTGATGTAGGCCAAGGGAAATGACTACCGTTCCAGGGTCTCTGGTCTGGGAGCTCGTGAAGAACAACTGCTTCTTGATAAAACAGTTCGGCAACAGCAATGCCAAGGTGCGGTTCAGCAAGGAGCCCAACAACCTCTACAATGTCCACTCCTACAAGTTCTCGAGTCCGTAGCTCTTTGCAGTGTTTTTAACCCTTTTGTTTGCAAGTGTCTCTGCAAGGAGCTAACTTGCTGTGGGGCTGATGTGGTTTCAGGCTTGGCGAACAGCAAGACCGTGGCGGTCCAGCCATCAGCGGGAGAGGACAAGGCTGTTGTCCTGTCCACGACCAAGACCAAGAAGCAGAACACCCCTGCCAAGCTCCAGCACAAGACTCTGATGCACAAGGAGTTCCGCAAGATGGCAAAATCTGTCAAGAATCAGGTATTAACTCCAGAGTTTTGTACTTGAATTGCCCTTATGCTTGGTTTCTAAGCTACAACTGTAAATCACGGCTTGTCTCTGCTTCCTCCTTGAGTTCAGAGTTGTGTCATGGCATGCTTGATTTTGTGGTGGACTTGTGGCACTAATGATGCACCGTTGTTGCACTGCCTTGTCTTGACTGAATGCATCTTGTCAGGTCATCCTAAGTTCAAGGATGTATTCTCTGGTTACGAAATGATAGACGCATATGCAGTTATTATGCTTCCCAGTTTGTTGACGAGCTATTTGTTTCAACCATGGAAATATATTTATAGTGTAATCAACCTCTTGTCATGCCATCTTCTGAAGTGACCAGTAAATGTGTAGCTCATCTCTATATCAGTTGTCCAGTACTCACAGGTGTATGTTTAATACATCTTGGAGACCATTCTCTAATTGTAGTTCAACAATGTTTTCCCTCAGTCATTACAACTTGTTATTTTGAGAAGTCACTTTGTTCTGCAGGTTGTACATAACTTCAGAAAAGTCTGATGCTTGCTGGGGCTGTTCCCTTAATTATGCAAagtttgaaaagtttgagactgGTCTTCTAGTGCTAAGTTTTGAACACTAACTTTAATTTATGTTCCTGCAGGAAATGGACTGATTCCTTTGAAACTCCTATGTTGTAAATAGTCCCTTACTCCACTCAGGTAACTCTATAATCTGTCCTTCTTCTAGGTTTCCAGCACTCGAATCTTTCGTTAGGAGAGTTTGAAGTTGTTGGTGTATTCTCAACCATTGAGCGATTTTAGTCATCCTCTTCACTCGAGTAACAATGGTCAGAACAACTCTTGTCTAGTCTCCAGGATAATAAATCATGTTCTTCCATGTTTCCAAAAATACTTGTACTCCATGTTTCCAGAAAACAGCAGCAACACACATGTCCAAAAATACTGGAATAAATTAGCTATGGTCTGAATAGCCTTTATATTAGGATCTGGTTGAGTCTCTATGATGTTCTCTCTTAGTGTCATGTCATGTCATGAGTTGTGAGTCGTGAATATATAACTGAGTTGTATAATCCTTTCCAGGTGAGGACTTTGACCACAGAAGTACAACCAGGACAACCGTGCTGTTGGTGGTAGCTCCCAAGGTCCAAGGACGACTATATACTTTGACAGCAAAGAGCCAAGCAAGGGTGTGAACCATAGTTTCGGTTGATATTTGCCACCATGTTTTGGATTGCACGTACACTTCTTGGATATAAACTGTAATTAGGCTTGTTCAAGCTATGTTACTGCGGACGTGCAGTCTTGTATGTTTTTGTGAATGTTGATCATATGAGTTCTGGATTTGATCATATAATAAGAGAATTACTGATTCTTTGATTTTTAAATGTGTATAAATTGGAATCTGTGAATTAAAAAGACCAAATATTCTACTGGACCAAACAATATTTGGGCTCTAGAAAGGCTATGGCCCAAACAAATCACTTCGTGCATTTCTAAGAAGCTAGAACAAAAAGGATAAATGAAATAAATGTTGGGCTTGGCACATGAAGCTGATCAAAAATTGAtagaaaaaaaatacaaaaaggccgaattgttgggctaggcccatgtagaacaccgaattggaccgggctgaatcttatccatgtcagcttgccacgctggatccTACGTGGCTTGGGGAGGTTGCCAGTGACCAAAAATTTGGTCAAAGAACCAACGACCTTAGaaagaaggtcgttaatttcagtttacgaccgccagcttttgaccttctgtttttggtcaaaAAAAGGTCGCACATGAAAAACTATGACCTTTCAGCGGCCAATAGTgagggtcacaagttgacatatttcttgtaatgcgtgtccttgtggacctacgaagttcagtagcaacttgatttgaagtttcatgatcatcatcattaacttcctctctagtcggtgcaggcacctcaggaacattttcttgagttacaccactttccggttcaagaggtaatacttcatcaagttctactttcctcccacttacttctttcgagagaaactctttctctagaaaggatccattcttgacaacaaagatcttgccttcggatctgaggtagaaggtatacccaatagtttctttagggtatcatatgaagacgcattttccgacttgggttcgagcttttcaggttgaagtttcttgacataagcatcgcatccccaaatttttagaaacgacagcttaggtttcttcccaaaccataattcatacggtgtcgtctcaacggattttgacggagccctatttaaagtgaatgcggcagtctctaaagcatagccccaaaatgacagcggtaaatcggtaagagacatcatagatcgcaccatatccaatagagtgcaattacgacattcggacacaccattacgctgaggtgttccaggcggcgtgagttgtgaaactattccacattttcttaagtgtgtgccaaattcatgactcaagtattctcctccacgatctgatcgcaaaaacttgatttttctgtcacgttgattttcaacctcactctgaaattccttgaacttttcaaaggtttcagacttgtgtttcattaagtagacatacccatatctactcaagtcatcagtgagagtgagaacataacgatatcctccacgagcctcaacgctcattggactgCAAACAtaagtatgtatgatttccaataagttgattgctcgctccattgttccggagaacggagtcttggtcattttgcccatgaggcatggttcgcatgtgtcaaatgattcataatcgagagactctaaaagtccatcagcatggagcttcttcatgcgcttgacaccaatgtgaccaaggcggcagtgccacaagtatgtgggactatcgttatcaactttacatcttttggtattcacactatgaatatgtgtaacatcacgttcgagattcattaagaataaaccattgaccatcggagcatgaccataaaacatatctctcatataaatagaacaaccattattctcggatttaaatgagtagccatctcgtattaaacgagatcctgatacaatgttcatgctcaaacttggcactaaataacaattattgaggtttaaaactaatcccgtaggtaaatgtagaggtagcgtgccgacggcgatcacatcgactttggaaccattcccgacgcgcatcgtcacctcgtccttcgccagtctccgcttattccgcggctcctgctttgagttacaaatatgagcaacggcaccggtatcaaatacccaggagctactacgagcactggtaaggtacacatcaattacatgtatatcacatatacctttagtgttgccggccttcttgtccgctaagtatttggggcagtttcgcttccagtgacccttccctttgtaATAAAAGCattcagtctcaggcttgggtccattctttgacttcttcccggcaa contains:
- the LOC125540376 gene encoding 60S ribosomal protein L28-1-like isoform X2, with the translated sequence MTPRTPRMPSNKAKGNDYRSRVSGLGAREEQLLLDKTVRQQQCQGLANSKTVAVQPSAGEDKAVVLSTTKTKKQNTPAKLQHKTLMHKEFRKMAKSVKNQEMD
- the LOC125540376 gene encoding 60S ribosomal protein L28-1-like isoform X1; this translates as MTTVPGSLVWELVKNNCFLIKQFGNSNAKVRFSKEPNNLYNVHSYKFSSLANSKTVAVQPSAGEDKAVVLSTTKTKKQNTPAKLQHKTLMHKEFRKMAKSVKNQEMD